One part of the Algibacter sp. L1A34 genome encodes these proteins:
- a CDS encoding GNAT family N-acetyltransferase, producing the protein MIKRLQNNDIEVSKKIRSVFQLSYKIEAKLLNATDFPPLKRPLENYINSETEFFGYLKDKELAGVIEIKHNNNFTHINSLVVAPSFFRQGIARKLMEFIFERFNSKLFVVETGLENGPATELYKKFNFKEVKQWDTDHGVRKIKFERRINNIPKR; encoded by the coding sequence ATGATTAAAAGACTCCAAAATAATGATATAGAAGTATCTAAAAAAATACGTTCAGTTTTTCAACTTTCATATAAGATAGAGGCAAAATTATTAAATGCTACTGATTTCCCTCCCTTAAAAAGACCCCTTGAAAATTATATAAATAGTGAAACAGAGTTTTTTGGATACTTAAAAGATAAAGAACTTGCTGGGGTCATTGAAATTAAACATAACAATAACTTTACACATATTAATAGCTTGGTTGTAGCTCCAAGTTTTTTCAGACAAGGAATTGCAAGAAAACTAATGGAATTCATTTTTGAAAGATTTAATTCAAAACTTTTTGTTGTAGAAACTGGATTAGAAAATGGACCAGCCACTGAATTATATAAGAAATTTAATTTCAAAGAAGTTAAACAATGGGACACAGACCACGGCGTTAGAAAAATAAAATTTGAACGAAGAATAAATAATATACCTAAACGCTAA
- a CDS encoding porin family protein: MKQVFALLAFLFVIQTSNAQLFKKEKITYDANQGRGTTEYKLLRWGYYLGFNNYDFNFDYNQDLQDIYVKSTTGFNVGLIGNLRINKFLDIRIEPGLLITTRELNYSSTYFTESEPRASDLIREVKSTYIHIPLLLKVSTKRINNFKPFVVGGFSTALNLSSNEDNPNDNSNGQFRTVKNSLFYELGFGIDFYLYNFKFTPSIRGVFGLNDELVRDEDPDSAWTSNINSMKTRGVFVNFTFQ; encoded by the coding sequence ATGAAGCAGGTTTTTGCATTATTAGCATTTTTATTTGTAATTCAAACATCGAATGCACAGCTTTTCAAAAAAGAGAAGATAACCTATGATGCCAATCAGGGTCGAGGAACTACGGAATACAAACTGCTTCGATGGGGTTATTATTTAGGTTTTAACAACTACGACTTCAATTTTGATTACAACCAAGATTTACAAGATATTTATGTAAAAAGCACTACCGGTTTTAATGTAGGCTTAATTGGAAACTTACGAATTAATAAATTTTTAGACATCCGTATAGAACCTGGTTTACTAATTACTACAAGAGAATTAAATTACAGCTCAACATATTTTACAGAATCGGAACCAAGAGCGAGTGATTTAATACGTGAAGTAAAATCCACATACATTCATATACCCCTATTATTAAAGGTTTCTACCAAACGGATAAATAATTTTAAACCTTTTGTTGTTGGAGGCTTCTCTACAGCTTTAAATCTTTCAAGCAATGAAGACAACCCAAACGATAATTCAAACGGACAATTTAGAACTGTAAAAAATTCTCTATTTTACGAATTAGGTTTTGGCATCGATTTTTATTTATATAACTTTAAATTCACACCATCCATTCGTGGAGTATTTGGATTAAATGATGAGTTGGTAAGAGATGAGGATCCAGATAGTGCATGGACAAGTAACATAAACAGCATGAAAACTCGTGGTGTTTTTGTTAATTTTACTTTTCAGTAG
- a CDS encoding TrmH family RNA methyltransferase codes for MLSKSQIKLITSLKQKKYRQDLGFFVVEGVKTIKELLASSLKLHTLYTTESFNIDATDEVLISETDLKRISFLKTPNKALAVFEIPKQTPIETKGLIVALDDVRDPGNLGTIIRLCDWFGIKQLVCSKATVDCFNPKVIQATMGSITRVNISYVDLETFLNDVDSPIFGAFMDGQNVYKKQLPQHGILVMGNEANGVSKDVEALITEKISIPRFGDLQATESLNVAMATSILISEFRRG; via the coding sequence ATGCTTAGTAAAAGCCAAATAAAATTAATAACGAGTTTAAAGCAAAAAAAATATAGACAAGACCTAGGTTTTTTTGTTGTTGAAGGTGTTAAAACAATAAAAGAATTGTTGGCGTCTAGTTTAAAGCTTCATACATTATATACAACGGAATCTTTCAATATTGATGCCACAGATGAAGTTTTAATTTCTGAAACCGATTTAAAACGTATTAGTTTCTTAAAAACACCTAATAAAGCATTGGCGGTTTTTGAAATCCCTAAACAAACACCTATAGAAACCAAAGGACTTATTGTGGCTTTGGATGATGTTCGTGATCCTGGGAATTTAGGAACCATTATTAGACTTTGTGATTGGTTTGGTATAAAACAATTGGTTTGTAGTAAAGCAACTGTAGATTGTTTTAACCCTAAAGTGATACAAGCTACTATGGGCTCTATTACAAGAGTAAATATTAGTTATGTTGATTTGGAAACGTTTTTAAACGATGTTGATTCGCCTATTTTTGGTGCTTTTATGGATGGTCAAAATGTTTATAAAAAACAATTGCCACAACATGGCATTTTAGTAATGGGTAATGAAGCTAATGGTGTATCGAAAGATGTAGAAGCTTTAATTACTGAAAAAATAAGTATCCCAAGATTTGGAGATTTACAAGCTACAGAGAGTTTGAATGTGGCTATGGCAACTTCAATTTTGATAAGTGAATTTAGACGAGGTTAG